The following is a genomic window from Sphingobacterium spiritivorum.
CAAAAAGACAATGTGGTATGCTTATCCGAAAGCGGAAAACTGGATACCGCTGTCTGTAGATAAGGTAAAAGAATTCATCGAAATGAATCGTGAAGGAAGAAAACCGGAAGAACTGGTTAATCCTAACATTCAGGAAGAAGTGGAAAAACCTGTTGTCTACGATTATGAAAATGTAGTAGGTCAGGATAGTCTGACCAGACTTGATGAACGCAGAAAGAAAAAATCCAAAAGCAAAAACCGTAATAAAAACAAACAAACGGTACAGAAAGCGGATGGAGTAGCAGAGGACAAAAAACCTGTAAATAAACAGAATAATAAGCCTCAGCAAGCGAAAGTTCAACAAGCGAAAAAGGAAGATAATACGGAATTCAAATCAGCGAAAGAGCCTCAAAATACGGATGCTCCGAAACCTAAAAAGAGATTCAATAACAGAAATCGTAACAAGGGGAAAAACAATAATAATGGTTCTCAGCCTGCTGAATAGGGGTTAACAAGATGAAAAGATTATTTTACGCTTTTATTCTTTTAAATGTACTGGGATTGGCCGGATGTGATGCCAATACCGTAGTGGATGAGAATACAATCATTACAGACAAAAGCTGGCCATATAATGTTATTCCAAAAGTAAAAGCACATATTACGGACAAAAATGCTAAGTATGATGTATACCTTAATCTGCGTCATAACGGAGATTACAGATACGCTAATATTTTTGTCCGTATTCATGAAACAAATCCCAAAGGTGTCAGTAAAAAGGAAAGAAGAGAACTTAAACTGGCCGAATTAGATGGCAGATGGACGGGTAACAGTGCAGGGAGCTTATATGCACATCAGGCATTGATACATGAAAATTACAGCTTTCCAGATACAGGTATTTACACTTTTGCTATAGAACAAAATATGCGTGAAAACCCATTGAAAGATATCAATGATGTGGGAATAAAAATTGTAAAGAGATAACTATGAATAAATTTAACCAGATTTTAGTCCATCCTAATTTTAGTTATATCTATCTTTTCTTAGTTGTTATTTGTGCTGTTTCATTCTTTGTAATGGATGAAAAACATCCCTTCAAAACCTATATTTTTCCGATAGTAATTATTTTATTCTTGCTACAACGATACCGCAGATACCTGATCCAACGTAATCAAAAGTAATTTGGCTATGCTACTGTTAAGATGGTTTCTATTTCCAATTACCATTATCTACACCAGCATTATATGGCTTAGAAATCGTCTGTACGATTATCAGCTATTGAAAAGCAAAACCTATAATATTCCCCTCATTGTAATCGGAAATCTGGCCATAGGCGGAACGGGTAAAAGCCCGATGACAGAGTTTTTGATACGTCTTTTGAAAGACAAAATTAAGCTGGCTACCCTCAGCAGAGGATATGGCCGTAAGACAAAGGGATTTAGATTCGTTTCTACTCAGTCCACATCAGCAGAGGCCGGAGATGAGCCTTTACAGTTCAAGCGTAAGTTTCCGGAGATAACCATAGCTGTGTGCGAAGATCGATGCTATGGTGTAGAACAATTAAAAGATCAGCATGATCTGATCATTTTGGACGATGCTTTTCAGCATAGAAAATTAAAACCCACATATTCCATCCTCCTGTTTGAATATACTTCACTGTCAGGACAAGCTATTTTACTTCCTACCGGCAATTTCCGAGATATGATGATGGAAAGCCACAGAGCCAATATCATCATCGTAACCAAAACCCCTGAAGACGCAACTGAAGAAGATAAAAATAAGATCATTAGGAAAATTTCACGTCATAATTCCACAGCATCCATATACTTCAGTAAAATCAAATATGATAAATGGATGGATAAGAATGGTTCAGGGTGCTATACCAATTTAAAAGAAACCGATGTACTGCTTATTACAGGCATAGCAAACCCAAATCCGCTGATCAATCATTTACAACCGAATGTGAACAGATTGATTCATATGTCCTATCCCGACCATCATGCTTTTTCAGAAACCGATATCAGTAAGATAGAAGAAATGTACAAAGCTATCACCGGATCAAATAAACTTATTTTGACTACAGAAAAAGACTTCCAGCGCCTGTATGGAACACGTCTGCATCGTTTCCCGTTTTATTATATCCCCATTCAGATAGCATTCGATACATCCGATTATCAAAACATAGAAAGAAGCATTTCTGATCATTTAGGTCTCTGACAGGCCTATACTTTCCTTTATATTCCCGTCTGACACCCACATCTGTTGCTAAGCTTTTATCTCAGCATGTCCTTATATGCAGTCTTATCCACTTCTTATATCTTGTTTTCCCATGGCTAATCCACTATGGTTTTCTGCTTTTTTGAGTAAAATAAGGCATTTGAGAAGGTTTTGTCCCTAAATACAGTGTAATCTGGTTCAGATTACCCCTAAATACAGCGTTTTATTGTAACACAATAATTACAATTTAAAATATTGATTATCAAATATTTACAAATAATGAAAATGTTAAGTAATGTTAAAAAGTAACAAACCTGATACAATCATATACTAAGCTCTGTCAAAAAGCAGTTATTAATGTAAAGAATTTAATAATTGAGTTTTAAACGTATAAATTTTAACAAGATGAAAAAATTAATTTTAACAGGTATCGGATTTTTCTTAGCATTAGGATTAACATTTGCGCAAGCGCAACAAACCCAGTCACCAGAAGATAATGCAAAACAAGTTGTTACTGTATTGACTCAACAACTTACATTGACAGAAGAGCAGCAACCAACTGTATATAATGCAACTCTGGAATATGCAAAAGCAGAACAAGCATTATTAGCAGATAACACAGCATCTAAAGAATCTAAAGCAGAGCAGATCGCAAAACTTCAGGCACAGACTGATGCCAAAATCATTGAGGTATTGACAGATGAGCAAAAGCCACTTTTTGAAAAAATTGTAGCCGAGAGAGCTCCGGTAACAATTCCTGAATCAGCTCCTGTAGAAGTACCTGCAACTGAGCCATCCACTACTGAGCCGGTTGAGCCAGCACAACCAGTAGAACAAACTCAGCCGACTGAACAACCAACTGAGCAACCTGCTCAGCCGGCACAATAATTAGGAAAGCAATAATAGGTTTCATAAATTAGCAATTAAGGGGTCTTGTTGAAAAACAAGGCTCCTTTCTTTTTATAGTAAACGTTCTATTAAGCATAAAACTTACTATATCAATTATATCCACACTTATAATGTAATCAAAGAATATGGTAACAGAATACCCATGACTAAATGTTTATATGAATAAAGAGGTCATAAACAAAAAAGGGAAGCAATTATGTTGCTTCCCTTTTTACGTTCAAAATTTTGATTGTTACGATGCTTTTAACTTCTTCAGGATATCCTGTACATACGTTTTAAACTTCTTGTCTGTTTCTATCAGATCTTCTACTGTCTGGCAGGCATATATCACTGTAGAGTGATCCCGTCCGCCAAAGAAGTTACCGATAGATTTCAAAGAAGATTTAGTATGATTCTTTGCAAGATACATAGAGATCTGACGCGCTTGTACGATTTCACGTTTCCTAACTTTTGATTTCACCATTTCTACCGGAACTTCAAAATACTCACATACCAGTTTCTGTATGTATTCCATTGAAATTTCCTTACTGGTGTTCTTCACAAAGTTTTTCAGCATAGACTTAGCCAGGTTCAGGTCAATCTCCTTTTTGTTAAGGGTAGATTGCGCCAATAATGAAACCATAGCTCCTTCTAATTCACGGACACTGTTATCAATCTGATGCGCCACATACTCTACTACATTCTCTGGCAATTCAATACCATCAGAATACATTTTTTTCTTCAGGATTGCCATCCTTGTCTCCAGATCCGGAACTTGTATATCCGCGGACAATCCCCATTTAAAACGACTTAATAATCGTTCTTCCAATCCTGCCAGATCTTTAGGCGCCTTATCAGAAGTCAGAATAATCTGTTTACCCGACTGATGAAGATGATTAAAGATATGGAAGAAAATGTCCTGGGTCTTCTCCTTACCGGCAAAATTGTGTACATCATCCATGATGATGACATCCATTGCCTGATAAAAATTCACAAAGTCATTGATTGTATTGTTCTTTAATGAATCTACAAACTGCTGACAGAATTTTTCACAGGATACATAGATAACCAACTTATCCGGCAGATTACGCTTGATCTCATTTCCGATGGCCTGGGATAAATGGGTTTTACCTAACCCTACATCTCCGTATAACATCAAAGGATTAAAAGAGGTTCCTCCGGGTTTATTTGCTACTGCAAACCCTGCAGATCTTGCCAGTCTGTTACACTCTCCTTCGATAAAATTATCAAAAGTATAATGCTGATTCAACTGCGGATCGACCTGTAATTTCTTCAATCCCGGAATAACAAACGGATTCTTAATATTCTTATTCAAATTGACCGGCACCGGGATCGATTGACGCTTCCCTTCTGCACCGTTTCCATTGGATGGAATATTGGTTGTATATGGAATATTGGTTGAAGATTTCTCCACCACAATATTATATTCCAACCTTCCCTGTTCTCCCAAAAATTTTTTGACCGTTTTACGTAAGATACCTACATAATGTTCCTCAAGCCACTCGTAAAAAAATAAGCTCGGCACCTGAATAGTTAAAACGTTCTCATCAAGTTTCACCGCTTTCACCGGTTCAAACCAAGTCTTGAAACTTTGCGCAGGTATATTGTCTTTGATAATCTGAAGACAACTATTCCAAACACTTGTGTACGTTTTTTCCATTCTAAAATTGTTAATAACTTGATTTACAATATCTGACCAAAAAATTGTTCATAACTTTCTCTTAAAACGAAGATGGCAAAAAAAATTCAGCTAAAAAATTAAAAAGTAAAAAAATACACAACGTATTAATAAACAATTACTTAAGTCATTTTTTATACGTTTTTTACTAAAATTCACAGGCAAAATTTTAGTTTTCAACATCTGCTATTACGATGGACTCGATACCCCCAATTTAGTAACTTTTATTGAATTTAAAAAATCAATGTGGAAAACTATGTTTTAAAATCGTGGCAAATTTTCTGATAGTTTTATAGGGATAAAGCATAAAAAAGGAGTTGAAAATTTCAACTCCTTTTTTAAATTTTAATACAATATAGTCTATCTATCCGACAAGAGAATCTGTTTTACGTATAGTGGATAATTTTCGGCACTGCTCTGCAATGGCTTCCGCATCATAATGACACAAATTCCAAAGCTCTTTTTGCTCACCGTGCTCTACAATCTGATCCGGAATACCAAGACGAACAACATGAGATTGATAACCATTATCTACCATAAATTCGAGTACTGCAGACCCCATTCCTCCCTGCAAACAACCATCTTCTACAGTGATCACTTTTTTATATTTACGGAAGACCTCGTGTAACAATTCTTTATCCAAAGGCTTGACAAATCGTAAATCGTAATGTGCCGGATAAATACCTTCTTCATTCAATACACGAATGGCTTTTACCGCTTCATTACCTATACTGCCAATGCTTAATATAGCAACCTCTTCTCCGTCCGATACTTTACGGCCTTTTCCTATTTCTATTTCTTTAAATGGTCTTTTCCAATCCGGCATTACCCCTGCACCGCGAGGATAACGGATCACAAATGGTCCTTTATTCTCCAATTGTGCCGTATACATCAGATTACGAAGTTCTTCTTCATTCATAGGAGCAGACACAGTCATATTAGGTATACAACGCATATAAGCTAGATCGTATGCTCCATGATGTGTAGGACCATCTGCACCTGCTACACCTGCGCGATCCAGACAGAATACTACATTCAGGTTTTGTAAGGCCACATCATGAATAACCTGGTCATACGCCCGTTGCATAAATGAAGAGTAGATATTACAAAAAGGAAGTAATCCCTGTGTAGCCAGTCCTGCACTGAATGTAACAGCATGCTGTTCAGCTATTCCCACATCAAAGGCACGGGTAGGCATGGCTTTCATCATGATATTCATAGAAGATCCTGACGGCATAGCGGGAGTAATTCCCATTATTTTTTTATTATTTTCAGCCAGTTCCACTAATGTATGTCCGAATACATCCTGATATTTGGGCGCAACAGGTTTATCAGAAACAGATTTCTTAATCTCCCCTGTGATCTTATCAAAAAGGCCCGGTGCATGCCACAGTGTCTGATCTTTCTCAGCCAAAGCGTAGCCTTTTCCTTTTACTGTAACACAATGTAACAGTTTTGGTCCCGGAATATGTTTAAGATCTTCCAGTGTTTTGGCCAGTTTCTTGACATCATGACCATCTACAGGACCAAAATATCTGAAATTTAAAGATTCAAAAAGGTTTGCATTCTTCAGCAGAGATCCCTTGATTCCCCGTTCAAGCTTCTTAGCTATACCCAGTGCATCCGGTCCAACCTCTGATATTTTGGAAAGTACAGCAGCCAGATCATCTCTGAATCTGTTGTAACGTTTAGACGTCGTTATACTGGTCAGATATTCCTTCATCGCTCCTACATTCGGATCGATGGACATGCAATTATCATTTAGAATAACCAGTAAATTAGATTTCTCTATTCCGGCATGATTCAGCGCTTCAAAGGCTAATCCGGCAGTCAGTGCTCCATCTCCTATTACAGCTACATGCTGTCTGTCTTCTTCTCCTTTATAATGAGAAGCTACAGCCATACCAAGAGCTGCTGATATAGATGTAGAAGAGTGACCTACACCAAATGTATCATACTCACTTTCATTTCGGTTTGGAAAACCCGAAATACCATTTAGTAACCGGTTTGTATCAAAGACATCTCTTCTGCCCGTCAATATCTTATGACCATAGGCCTGATGGCCCACATCCCATATCAATTGATCATAAGGTGTATTTAACACGTAATGAAGGGCAACAGTTAATTCTACCACCCCTAAACTTGCTGCAAAATGCCCTCCGTTCTCGGAGACAATATCAATTATATATTGTCTAAGCTCTTTACATACCTGCAATAAATCTTCTTCCTTTAATTTCTTAAGATCTGAAGGAAAGTTTATTTTTTGCAATAGTTCTCCAGCCTCTACCTGCATAGTTTTTACGATTTCAAAATAAGATACAAAGTAACAATTTTTTATTTACATAAATCATATAACAATTCGTAATTGTTATGGTTTACATAGGTTCTATAATAAACTAATTTATTAATAATTTTTTATAATTATGTATTTTTGAAACTATGATTGCAAGTGAGGGTTACGAAATTAAGTTAGACCAGTTTGAAGGTCCGTTTGATCTGCTGTTGTTTTTTATTGAGCGTGATGAATTGAATATCCATGATATAGCTATCTCTAAAATTACAGATGATTTTCTGGATTATATCCAAAAGATGCAGGCTTTGAATATAGAACTCGCCAGTGAGTTTATATTTGTAGCTTCTACCCTCATGCGTATCAAAGCTAAAATGCTTTTACCTCGTCCTGATCTGGATGAAAATGAAAATGAAATAGATCTTAAAAAGGAACTGGTACAGAAACTGATACTCTATAAACAGTTCAAAAATATTTGTGAAGATTTAAAAGGACTTGAAGAAAACCGTGTCAGGTACCATTTAAGAGGAAATATAGGTTATGATCTGAAAAACACTAACCGACCGGTACAGGAAGGAGAAGAATTATCCTCATTCGATCTTTATAAACTGATGATGGTATATGAACGTATGATGTACCATTATTCTAATCGGGTACAGGAAGTCAAACATACTGTTGTTAAATATCCGTATACCATAGAACAACAAAAAAGAGTAATTAAAGAATTAATAGAAATGAATGAGAAACTGGATTTTAACAGTATCCGAAAGAGTTCAGAAAACAAGGTTCATTTCGTCTATAATTTTTTAGCCATTCTCGAAATGCTGCAGCAACGCTTATTAGAGATTGAGGTAGGATTTGGATACAATAATTTTTGGGTCGAAAAAAAAGATCCGAATTTACCTGATCCGGTAGTACTGGAAATGGAAGAGAATTAAAAAAGCAGCTGTTTCATGTGAAACAGCTGCTTTTTTTCTATAGTAATCAATACTTTACTTTTTAAAAGCATTCCAACCCTGAGCTGTTAAAGGATATACATTTCCGGATTTGGAAATCATTTCATACCCAGCATTTGGCTCTGTAATGTATCCGATAACTGTTATATCAGGCAGATTTCTAAGTTTATCATATGAAGACTGCGGAACTGTAAACAACAATTCATAATCTTCGCCTCCGTTTAGTGCACAAACTGTAGGATCTAAACCAAATTCACGGGCAGTATCATATGTCATCTGATCCAACGGAATTTTGTCTTCATATAATTTACATCCTTTATCAGACTGTTTACAGATATGTATAATCTCAGAAGCCAGACCATCGGATATGTCTATCATAGCATTGGGTTTGATATCCAGACTGTCTAATAATTGAACAATATCCCTACGGGCCTCCGGCTTCAGCTGACGTTCGATGATATAATCTTTACCCTCCAGATCCGGCTGAATATTGGGATTATCTAAAAAGACCTGTTTTTCACGCTCCAAAATCTGTAATCCTACATAGGCAGCTCCAAGATCTCCCGACACACACAGAAGATCACCTTCCTGAGCACCCGAACGATAAGCTATTCTGTCTTCATCTGCGTATCCTATACTCGTTACAGAGATAATTAATCCCTGAGCAGAAGCTGAAGTATCTCCGCCTACAAGATCTACATTGAATTTTTTACAGGCAATTAATGCTCCTTCATAGATCTCTTCAACTGCTTCTAAAGGAAATTTAGATGATAATCCTATTGAAAAAGTGATCTGAGAGGCTATACCATTCATCGCATATATATCACTCAGATTTACCTGTACAGCTTTATACCCCAGGTGTTTAAGCGGAACATAACGCAGATCAAAATGAATTCCTTCTAACAATAAGTCGGTAGAAATAAGTGTTTTCTTATTCGAAAAATCCAATACAGCTGCATCATCCCCTATTCCTTTTATTGTAGACTTTTCGTTCAGTTCCACATGTTTGGTTAAGTGTTCAATTAAACCAAATTCACCCATCTGATCCAGATTTGTTCTTTCTGTATTTTCAAACATTATATAATGTTAAATTAAAAAATATATCAGTTAGACTTACAAGCCTAATCTTTCCGAAATCTCCAGCATACGTTCAATTGGCTTTTGAGCCCGTATAATGACGTCCTCCGGAAGTGTAATTTCAGGAGATTCAAACTTGAGACAGTTGTAAAGTTTTTCTAAAGTATTAAGTTTCATATGCGGGCAATCGTTGCACGCACATGCATTATTCGGAGGAGCCGGAATAAAAGTCTTTTCGGGACTCGCTTTTTGCATCTGATGAATAATACCGGATTCAGTAGCAACGATATAAACCTGCGACGGATCATTCATTGTAAATTTGAGCATACCCGAAGTAGATCCTACATAATCGGCACCTGCTAAAATATGATCTTCACACTCCGGATGTGCAATAAATTTAGCATCCGGATATTCACTGCGCAAAGCATCAATTTTATCCTGCGAAAAAATCTCATGTACCATACACGCACCGTTCCACAAGACCAGATCTCTGCCCGTCTTCTTTTTAACATAAGCACCCAGATTGCGATCCGGACCAAAAATTATTTTTTGATCCACAGGAAGGCTTTCTACGATCTGCACCGCATTACTGGAAGTACATACGATGTCTGATAGCGCTTTAAGCTCAGCTGTACAATTTACATACGTTATCACCAGGTGATCAGGATATTTCTCTTTAAACTTAGCAAACAAATGAGGAGGACAACTATCTGATAATGAACATCCTGCCTTCAGATCGGGTAATAATACCTTTTTTGAAGGAGATAATATCTTAGCCGTTTCGGCCATAAAGTGCACACCAGCAAACACAATCACATCTGCATCTGTCTTAGCAGCCTGTTGAGAAAGTCCCAAACTATCGCCTATATAATCCGCAATATCCTGAATTTCAGACTCTTGGTAATAATGAGCCAGAATAACAGCATTCTTTTCCTTTTTGAGGCGATTAATTTCTTCTACGAGATCAATTGTCGGATCAATAGCAACATCTATGTATCCTTTTGCTTCCAGATCTCTTTCATAAGTAATATTCATTTCCGTGTTGATAAAATTTAAGTCAACGATTCAGACGGTATCACTTCACAAAAGTAGCGAAAGAATTTGAAACGAAATCCACATTCCTTTTTTTCAATAATTAATAACTCTTTTTATAAAAAGGAGACTTATTGTTTATTAGTGTGTGGAAAATGGGGAAAGTTTTGAGAATTTATATTTGCGATTGTTACTTTTGACATAGTTATCCACATTTATTCACATCTAAAGTTTATAAATAGAGCTGATTTTCAGATATATGAAAATTGTCTGTTTTGGTTTTCCATATTTCAGTGTGAATTGTTTGTTGTTTACATTTTGTTAATAATGGGGTAAAGTTGTGGTTATAATTTGTTCACAATGGCTCGATTTTTTGTGGAAATGTGGAATAAAAAATAGTTTTCATTTTTAATTCACCATTTATCTACACGTTATCCACATATTTTGTTAATTTGTTATCTGAAAAACTTGATTTTTAATACGCATTAGTATTTATGGGAGATCGCAAGGTTGATTTTTTGATTATTGGTTCCGGAATTGCTGGTTTGAGCTTTGCTTTGAAGGCTGCAAAAAAAGGTAAAGTATTGATAGTCACTAAGTCTAATGAAGATGAGTCTAATACCAAATATGCACAGGGCGGGGTAGCTGCCGTTGTGGATAAGTCTGATAGCTTTGATAAGCATATACTTGATACTCAGATAGCTGGGGATGGATTATGCCATGTAGAAATTGTGGAAAACGTTGTTAGGGAAGGACCAGAACGTATTGCAGAGCTTATTGCATACGGAACTAACTTCGATAAGGTGGATGATAACAGTTATGATCTGGCAAAAGAAGGTGGCCATTCCAAGCACCGTATTTTACACTATAAAGATATAACAGGGTATGAAATTGAACGTGCTTTGCTTGCTAAAGTTCATCAGGATCCTAATATTGAGATACTTACGCATTATTTTGCAGTAGATTTAATTACACAGCACCATTTAGGTGAATTTGTGGATAAAAAATCCGAGGATATTAGATGTTTTGGTATCTATGCGCTGAATACAAAGAATCACCGTATCGAAAAGATTTTGAGCCGGATTACCTTAATGGCTTCCGGAGGTGCGGGACATGTGTACTCCAGTACGACTAATCCTACTATAGCGACAGGCGATGGTATAGCTATGGTCTACCGTGCGAAAGGTAAAGTACGTAATATGGAGTTTATCCAGTTTCATCCTACAGCACTTTATAACCCGAGTCAATATCCGGCATTTCTCGTATCAGAGGCTGTACGGGGTTTTGGCGGGATCCTGCGACGTGTTTCAGGTGAGTCCTTTATGGAGGAGTATGATGAACGCGGTTC
Proteins encoded in this region:
- the dxs gene encoding 1-deoxy-D-xylulose-5-phosphate synthase translates to MQVEAGELLQKINFPSDLKKLKEEDLLQVCKELRQYIIDIVSENGGHFAASLGVVELTVALHYVLNTPYDQLIWDVGHQAYGHKILTGRRDVFDTNRLLNGISGFPNRNESEYDTFGVGHSSTSISAALGMAVASHYKGEEDRQHVAVIGDGALTAGLAFEALNHAGIEKSNLLVILNDNCMSIDPNVGAMKEYLTSITTSKRYNRFRDDLAAVLSKISEVGPDALGIAKKLERGIKGSLLKNANLFESLNFRYFGPVDGHDVKKLAKTLEDLKHIPGPKLLHCVTVKGKGYALAEKDQTLWHAPGLFDKITGEIKKSVSDKPVAPKYQDVFGHTLVELAENNKKIMGITPAMPSGSSMNIMMKAMPTRAFDVGIAEQHAVTFSAGLATQGLLPFCNIYSSFMQRAYDQVIHDVALQNLNVVFCLDRAGVAGADGPTHHGAYDLAYMRCIPNMTVSAPMNEEELRNLMYTAQLENKGPFVIRYPRGAGVMPDWKRPFKEIEIGKGRKVSDGEEVAILSIGSIGNEAVKAIRVLNEEGIYPAHYDLRFVKPLDKELLHEVFRKYKKVITVEDGCLQGGMGSAVLEFMVDNGYQSHVVRLGIPDQIVEHGEQKELWNLCHYDAEAIAEQCRKLSTIRKTDSLVG
- a CDS encoding segregation and condensation protein A, yielding MIASEGYEIKLDQFEGPFDLLLFFIERDELNIHDIAISKITDDFLDYIQKMQALNIELASEFIFVASTLMRIKAKMLLPRPDLDENENEIDLKKELVQKLILYKQFKNICEDLKGLEENRVRYHLRGNIGYDLKNTNRPVQEGEELSSFDLYKLMMVYERMMYHYSNRVQEVKHTVVKYPYTIEQQKRVIKELIEMNEKLDFNSIRKSSENKVHFVYNFLAILEMLQQRLLEIEVGFGYNNFWVEKKDPNLPDPVVLEMEEN
- the nadA gene encoding quinolinate synthase NadA, translated to MNITYERDLEAKGYIDVAIDPTIDLVEEINRLKKEKNAVILAHYYQESEIQDIADYIGDSLGLSQQAAKTDADVIVFAGVHFMAETAKILSPSKKVLLPDLKAGCSLSDSCPPHLFAKFKEKYPDHLVITYVNCTAELKALSDIVCTSSNAVQIVESLPVDQKIIFGPDRNLGAYVKKKTGRDLVLWNGACMVHEIFSQDKIDALRSEYPDAKFIAHPECEDHILAGADYVGSTSGMLKFTMNDPSQVYIVATESGIIHQMQKASPEKTFIPAPPNNACACNDCPHMKLNTLEKLYNCLKFESPEITLPEDVIIRAQKPIERMLEISERLGL
- a CDS encoding gliding motility lipoprotein GldH, whose protein sequence is MKRLFYAFILLNVLGLAGCDANTVVDENTIITDKSWPYNVIPKVKAHITDKNAKYDVYLNLRHNGDYRYANIFVRIHETNPKGVSKKERRELKLAELDGRWTGNSAGSLYAHQALIHENYSFPDTGIYTFAIEQNMRENPLKDINDVGIKIVKR
- the lpxK gene encoding tetraacyldisaccharide 4'-kinase translates to MLLLRWFLFPITIIYTSIIWLRNRLYDYQLLKSKTYNIPLIVIGNLAIGGTGKSPMTEFLIRLLKDKIKLATLSRGYGRKTKGFRFVSTQSTSAEAGDEPLQFKRKFPEITIAVCEDRCYGVEQLKDQHDLIILDDAFQHRKLKPTYSILLFEYTSLSGQAILLPTGNFRDMMMESHRANIIIVTKTPEDATEEDKNKIIRKISRHNSTASIYFSKIKYDKWMDKNGSGCYTNLKETDVLLITGIANPNPLINHLQPNVNRLIHMSYPDHHAFSETDISKIEEMYKAITGSNKLILTTEKDFQRLYGTRLHRFPFYYIPIQIAFDTSDYQNIERSISDHLGL
- a CDS encoding ribonuclease E domain-containing protein, which produces MKKLILTGIGFFLALGLTFAQAQQTQSPEDNAKQVVTVLTQQLTLTEEQQPTVYNATLEYAKAEQALLADNTASKESKAEQIAKLQAQTDAKIIEVLTDEQKPLFEKIVAERAPVTIPESAPVEVPATEPSTTEPVEPAQPVEQTQPTEQPTEQPAQPAQ
- the nadB gene encoding L-aspartate oxidase, coding for MGDRKVDFLIIGSGIAGLSFALKAAKKGKVLIVTKSNEDESNTKYAQGGVAAVVDKSDSFDKHILDTQIAGDGLCHVEIVENVVREGPERIAELIAYGTNFDKVDDNSYDLAKEGGHSKHRILHYKDITGYEIERALLAKVHQDPNIEILTHYFAVDLITQHHLGEFVDKKSEDIRCFGIYALNTKNHRIEKILSRITLMASGGAGHVYSSTTNPTIATGDGIAMVYRAKGKVRNMEFIQFHPTALYNPSQYPAFLVSEAVRGFGGILRRVSGESFMEEYDERGSLAPRDIVARAIDAEMKRSGIDYVYLDITMRSKEDILAHFPNIYEKCLSIGLDMTKDYIPVSPAAHYLCGGILVDSYGRSTINNLYACGECSSTGLHGANRLASNSLLEAAVYAHRIWLDAAEKLEDIDFQDNVPDWDDSNTSLSNEDILVSHNLRETQKVMSDYVGIVRSDFRLDRAFRRLGFLYDETEEFYKHTKLSVPLCELRNVIQVAFLVIKSAQDRKESRGLHYSTDYPYHADVLMDTIF
- the thiL gene encoding thiamine-phosphate kinase, coding for MFENTERTNLDQMGEFGLIEHLTKHVELNEKSTIKGIGDDAAVLDFSNKKTLISTDLLLEGIHFDLRYVPLKHLGYKAVQVNLSDIYAMNGIASQITFSIGLSSKFPLEAVEEIYEGALIACKKFNVDLVGGDTSASAQGLIISVTSIGYADEDRIAYRSGAQEGDLLCVSGDLGAAYVGLQILEREKQVFLDNPNIQPDLEGKDYIIERQLKPEARRDIVQLLDSLDIKPNAMIDISDGLASEIIHICKQSDKGCKLYEDKIPLDQMTYDTAREFGLDPTVCALNGGEDYELLFTVPQSSYDKLRNLPDITVIGYITEPNAGYEMISKSGNVYPLTAQGWNAFKK
- the dnaA gene encoding chromosomal replication initiator protein DnaA — translated: MEKTYTSVWNSCLQIIKDNIPAQSFKTWFEPVKAVKLDENVLTIQVPSLFFYEWLEEHYVGILRKTVKKFLGEQGRLEYNIVVEKSSTNIPYTTNIPSNGNGAEGKRQSIPVPVNLNKNIKNPFVIPGLKKLQVDPQLNQHYTFDNFIEGECNRLARSAGFAVANKPGGTSFNPLMLYGDVGLGKTHLSQAIGNEIKRNLPDKLVIYVSCEKFCQQFVDSLKNNTINDFVNFYQAMDVIIMDDVHNFAGKEKTQDIFFHIFNHLHQSGKQIILTSDKAPKDLAGLEERLLSRFKWGLSADIQVPDLETRMAILKKKMYSDGIELPENVVEYVAHQIDNSVRELEGAMVSLLAQSTLNKKEIDLNLAKSMLKNFVKNTSKEISMEYIQKLVCEYFEVPVEMVKSKVRKREIVQARQISMYLAKNHTKSSLKSIGNFFGGRDHSTVIYACQTVEDLIETDKKFKTYVQDILKKLKAS